Proteins from a single region of Argopecten irradians isolate NY chromosome 7, Ai_NY, whole genome shotgun sequence:
- the LOC138326937 gene encoding uncharacterized protein produces the protein MRIPSQEIVIYLLIQWIKPSDAACNFPDEITGVWYSADKGALSFNSTMIDNYPIFMSYSVNSLDFVCEQNEGYKYLLKSTTTTLVFGSYIYGYICIELKRISPYKYYYYLGTTVEQTVNEHVYGRVAAVTVTMTDVCNRAEPYEDSSFIMLVKDGHAFSSFGEASCTGLLANYGSVTVKDYTATTTCTGSSSVGCTDRTRQQFTYASCATSMMFSSDGLFMCMRAITYGDYIYLSLWNNDTTVDDSTTFRFTCMAISESGGVANVTMHPRYCKDASQTATSVPSPGVIMELSSQTETCEQIVDGATYLMYIVIILIVAPILILGTIVLVCCCSCKKGCPCSKSSTCCKKKNGENTSRATSSYSERQDSVTNTVFKMKSLPPIWIKHKRPFGPIVEANMIKPLPKVESLYSNTKGARLMSSKSRKGSLGSIFSFHYKN, from the exons ATGCGGCCTGTAACTTCCCCGACGAAATCACTGGTGTTTGGTACAGCGCTGACAAAGGAGCTCTCAGCTTTAACTCTACAATGATTGACAACTACCCGATCTTTATGTCCTACAGTGTTAATTCTCTCGACTTTGTTTGTGAGCAGAATGAAGGCTATAAATATTTACTCAA GTCAACAACGACAACTCTTGTATTCGGCAGTTATATCTATGGCTACATTTGTATAGAGCTGAAGCGTATATCTCCGTATAAATATTACTATTACTTAGGAACAA CGGTGGAACAGACCGTCAATGAACATGTATATGGACGTGTGGCTGCCGTTACAGTGACCATGACCGATGTCTGTAACAGAGCCGAGCCATACGAAGACAGCTCATTTATCATGCTGGTCAAGGATG GTCATGCCTTCTCCAGCTTTGGCGAGGCGTCGTGTACGGGATTACTAGCTAACTATGGCAGTGTAACAGTCAAAGACTACACCGCCACTACTACCTGTACGGGGTCGTCATCGGTCGGATGTACGGACAGAACACGACAACAGTTCACGTACGCCTCATGTGCAACCAGCATGATGTTTTCTA GTGACGGATTGTTTATGTGTATGAGAGCCATTACCTATGGGGATTATATCTACCTGTCACTGTGGAACAATGATACTACAGTAGACGACTCGACTACATTCAGATTTACATGCATG GCCATATCAGAAAGTGGAGGCGTTGCAAACGTGACAATGCACCCCCGATACTGTAAGGACGCCTCACAGACAGCTACGTCAGTCCCGTCCCCCGGGGTCATCATGGAGCTCAGTAGCCAGACAG AAACGTGTG AGCAAATCGTGGACGGCGCCACGTATCTGATGTACATCGTCATCATACTTATCGTCGCACCTATACTCATACTAGGAACTATAGTGCTGgtgtgttgttgtagttgtaAAAAGGGATGTCCCTGTTCCAAGTCCAGTACGTGCTGCAAGAAGAAAAATGGTGAAAATACAAGTCGAGCAACATCCTCTTACTCAGAGAGGCAGGACTCTGTCACAAACACTGTGTTTAAGATGAAGAGCTTGCCCCCTATCTGGATTAAACACAAGCGCCCGTTTGGGCCTATAGTCGAGGCTAACATGATTAAACCGCTGCCGAAAGTGGAATCCCTTTACAGTAACACTAAGGGAGCCAGACTCATGTCCTCCAAATCCAGGAAAGGATCACTAGGCAGTATATTTAGCTTCCATTACAAAAATTGA